One genomic segment of Spirochaeta cellobiosiphila DSM 17781 includes these proteins:
- a CDS encoding lysoplasmalogenase family protein gives MDKFVLLSLSALLYLLGAVCNHKKSLFEVLFKVLATAIIVFLLGTNLSPSIQAVFIGAVFALLGDAVLAVNNHVEDDTTPSLVLMGIGILLFLIGYLCYGITFLARGEEVIFSLVFLIGMTFLTFACYRQFKLLDKVTRVPVILYCLQGILLITAAFRLLLSSPSLSTALIFVGSAGLYISDMIIGFNLFCKKLDKGEIGIMATYALGQIAITWGVINGFS, from the coding sequence ATGGATAAGTTTGTATTACTATCATTATCCGCTCTATTGTACTTATTAGGAGCTGTATGTAATCACAAAAAATCTTTATTTGAAGTCTTGTTTAAAGTACTGGCAACGGCGATCATTGTGTTCCTTTTAGGAACAAACCTATCCCCGTCCATTCAAGCTGTGTTTATTGGGGCTGTGTTTGCTCTACTCGGAGATGCAGTATTAGCAGTGAATAATCATGTAGAGGACGATACCACTCCTTCTCTTGTATTAATGGGTATTGGAATACTTCTGTTTCTCATAGGCTATCTGTGTTATGGAATTACCTTTCTTGCAAGGGGCGAGGAAGTCATCTTTTCTCTAGTCTTCCTAATAGGGATGACATTCCTAACTTTTGCTTGTTATAGGCAATTCAAATTACTAGACAAAGTTACAAGAGTTCCGGTTATCTTATACTGTCTTCAAGGGATTTTATTAATAACTGCGGCCTTTCGACTGCTTTTGAGTTCTCCCTCTTTATCGACGGCTCTTATATTCGTAGGAAGTGCCGGCCTGTACATATCAGATATGATTATCGGTTTTAATCTGTTTTGTAAAAAACTCGATAAAGGAGAGATAGGAATCATGGCAACCTACGCCTTAGGTCAAATCGCGATTACATGGGGTGTAATCAACGGCTTTTCTTGA
- a CDS encoding redox-sensing transcriptional repressor Rex, whose protein sequence is MSQNIPKPAIKRLASLYPMLSKLLEEGQKSLSSQELGTLVGAPAHTIRKDFSYLKDKPISTGTYNLSELRDVIGAALGLTSKSKTCIVGLGELGQAIMNYPVLLGDNYNLVAGFDTNINRLEILKTPLPLFPAYELPEVVAQKQILLGILAVDTAYVDKSLQRMIEGGIKGILNLSPIILPEQIESVQIRNIFLSGELNLLEGLIKNST, encoded by the coding sequence ATGTCTCAAAACATCCCTAAACCTGCTATTAAACGTTTGGCGTCTTTATACCCTATGTTATCAAAATTATTGGAAGAAGGACAAAAAAGTCTATCCAGTCAAGAGTTGGGAACCTTAGTAGGAGCTCCTGCCCACACTATACGCAAGGATTTTTCCTATCTCAAAGACAAACCTATCAGTACAGGAACTTATAACCTCAGTGAATTAAGGGATGTCATAGGTGCAGCCCTCGGATTAACCAGTAAATCCAAGACCTGTATTGTTGGTCTGGGAGAACTTGGACAGGCGATAATGAACTACCCTGTGTTACTAGGGGATAATTATAATTTAGTCGCTGGATTTGATACGAACATTAATCGACTGGAAATTCTCAAAACCCCCTTACCTCTTTTTCCAGCCTATGAATTACCAGAAGTGGTAGCTCAAAAACAGATTCTTTTGGGAATATTAGCGGTAGATACAGCTTATGTAGATAAATCTCTTCAAAGAATGATTGAAGGTGGAATCAAGGGGATACTAAATCTAAGCCCCATAATTCTCCCAGAACAAATAGAATCCGTACAAATACGAAACATATTTTTATCAGGAGAACTAAACCTTTTGGAAGGTTTAATCAAAAATTCTACTTAA
- the serC gene encoding 3-phosphoserine/phosphohydroxythreonine transaminase: MDRVFNFSAGPSCLPERVLQKASEQMLNYKGSGMSVMEMSHRSKWFDDIIKETEQLYRDNMNIPDNYKVLFLQGGASLQFTMIPQNLFGKNKKAGYINTGAWSKKAMKEAKIFGEVIELASSEDKVYNYIPEIPAIPSDLDYVHITYNNTIYGTVYKNIPQTKDIPLVADTSSGILSAPLDVSQFGLIYAGAQKNLGPAGVAVVIIREDLIGNALDKTPTFLNYKTHSDAGSLFNTPPCYSIYVLGLVQKWIKEEGGPEAIYKANEEKASLLYNYLDNSDFFKGTVVKKDRSLMNVPFLSPSDELNAKFVKEATALGMENLKGHRTVGGMRASIYNAMPLKGVTTLIDFMKKFEQENK, from the coding sequence ATGGATCGAGTATTCAACTTTTCTGCAGGCCCTTCCTGTTTACCAGAAAGGGTTCTTCAAAAAGCATCAGAGCAGATGCTAAATTACAAAGGTAGCGGTATGTCTGTTATGGAGATGAGTCACCGATCCAAATGGTTCGATGATATAATTAAAGAAACAGAACAACTCTATAGGGATAATATGAATATCCCAGATAATTATAAGGTTCTCTTCTTACAAGGGGGAGCCTCCTTACAGTTCACCATGATTCCTCAAAACCTATTTGGTAAGAACAAAAAGGCTGGTTATATCAATACCGGTGCTTGGTCTAAGAAAGCCATGAAGGAAGCAAAGATATTCGGTGAAGTTATTGAGTTAGCGTCTAGTGAAGACAAGGTGTACAACTACATTCCAGAAATCCCTGCCATACCATCTGACCTTGACTATGTTCATATTACCTACAACAACACCATATATGGAACGGTATACAAGAACATTCCTCAAACAAAGGATATTCCCCTAGTGGCAGATACTTCTAGTGGCATATTAAGTGCACCACTTGATGTGAGCCAATTTGGATTAATCTATGCAGGAGCTCAAAAGAACTTAGGTCCAGCTGGTGTCGCCGTTGTGATTATCAGAGAGGACTTAATTGGTAATGCTTTAGACAAGACACCGACCTTTCTCAATTATAAAACACATAGTGATGCAGGTAGCTTATTTAACACTCCTCCTTGCTACAGTATCTATGTTTTAGGTCTTGTTCAAAAATGGATAAAAGAAGAAGGAGGACCGGAAGCTATCTATAAGGCTAATGAAGAAAAAGCCTCTCTTTTGTACAACTATCTTGATAACTCTGACTTCTTTAAAGGTACTGTTGTAAAGAAAGACAGATCCTTAATGAATGTTCCCTTTTTATCACCATCTGATGAACTCAACGCCAAGTTCGTAAAAGAAGCAACAGCTCTAGGCATGGAAAACCTAAAAGGACACCGAACTGTTGGTGGTATGCGAGCCAGCATCTATAATGCTATGCCTCTAAAAGGGGTTACAACCCTGATTGACTTTATGAAGAAATTTGAACAGGAGAACAAGTAA
- a CDS encoding phosphoglycerate dehydrogenase, which produces MYKIQTLNKISTKGLSKLPLDNYEIASEFSKPDGIILRSFKMHDMDLPESLKAVARAGAGTNNIPIDKCSEKGIVVFNTPGANANAVKELVLTGLLLSSRKIAQGITWAQTLNGQGDEVPALIEKGKSNYVGPELMGKKLGVIGLGAIGVMVANAAYALGMEVVGYDPFISVNAAWGLQKEVQQARDLDSLISEVDYISVNVPLNDNTKGMINLEKINKMKDGVRIVNFARGGLVNNKDIIAGLKSGKVAAYVTDFPDEELIATENVIAIPHLGASTPEAEENCAVMAATQLKDFLETGNIKNSVNFPECELPITGKSRILIANKNVPNMVGQITTILAEANINIDDLLNKHRGELAYNIIELSTDVTDSVIDKLKSIAGITMVRVIKFS; this is translated from the coding sequence ATGTATAAGATTCAAACCTTAAACAAAATAAGCACAAAAGGATTATCCAAACTACCATTGGATAATTACGAAATCGCCTCTGAGTTCTCCAAACCAGATGGTATTATTCTAAGAAGTTTTAAGATGCATGATATGGATTTGCCAGAGTCTTTAAAGGCTGTAGCGAGGGCTGGTGCAGGAACAAACAATATTCCTATTGATAAGTGTTCTGAAAAAGGTATTGTTGTATTTAATACACCAGGAGCAAATGCTAATGCGGTTAAAGAGCTTGTTCTCACAGGTTTATTACTATCTTCACGTAAGATAGCCCAAGGAATAACTTGGGCTCAGACCTTGAATGGTCAGGGAGACGAAGTCCCTGCCCTTATTGAAAAAGGTAAAAGTAATTATGTTGGTCCAGAGTTAATGGGAAAAAAACTAGGGGTTATTGGTTTAGGGGCCATTGGAGTCATGGTCGCTAATGCGGCGTATGCCCTTGGAATGGAAGTCGTTGGTTATGACCCCTTTATTTCTGTTAATGCAGCATGGGGCCTTCAAAAAGAAGTTCAACAAGCAAGAGACCTGGATAGTCTTATTTCAGAGGTAGATTATATTTCTGTCAATGTTCCTCTTAACGACAACACAAAGGGCATGATCAATTTAGAAAAAATAAATAAGATGAAAGATGGCGTGCGCATCGTAAACTTCGCCCGAGGAGGATTAGTTAATAATAAAGATATTATTGCAGGTCTCAAATCCGGTAAAGTTGCTGCTTACGTTACAGACTTTCCAGATGAAGAACTAATAGCAACCGAGAATGTTATTGCTATCCCTCACCTTGGCGCCAGCACCCCCGAAGCAGAAGAAAACTGTGCTGTTATGGCTGCCACACAATTAAAAGACTTTCTTGAAACTGGAAATATAAAGAACTCTGTAAACTTTCCTGAATGTGAATTGCCTATAACAGGTAAAAGCCGAATACTAATTGCAAACAAGAATGTTCCGAATATGGTTGGTCAGATAACAACAATTTTAGCAGAAGCCAATATCAATATCGATGACCTTTTAAACAAACATAGAGGCGAACTGGCTTACAATATTATTGAATTATCTACTGATGTTACTGATTCTGTTATTGATAAACTTAAATCTATAGCAGGGATCACTATGGTAAGAGTTATTAAATTCTCATAA
- a CDS encoding response regulator: MDSQTAPSLFVLLAEDNKVNQNVQLRMLQKLGCQVQVADNGREAVEVSSGTEFNLIFMDCQMPEMDGVEATKLMRQQKNNQKTPIIALTGYGSADDKERFLAAGMNDLLVKPIKMDDFKAMLSKWTSFTEIHKKDSDYPSNIDQYPLFNQTKALERLGNDNHILQSVVETYIEDIPQQLYNLIDKINSGDIEGSRKINHSITGATTAVSGEKLLKHLELLRTHLLQKDLDNANREAKIIEIIFTQTLEKLKTYLKS; this comes from the coding sequence ATGGATTCTCAGACTGCTCCATCATTATTTGTTTTATTAGCAGAGGATAACAAAGTAAATCAAAATGTACAGCTTCGCATGTTGCAAAAGTTAGGCTGCCAAGTCCAGGTCGCGGACAATGGGAGAGAAGCTGTTGAAGTCTCATCAGGTACCGAGTTTAACTTAATCTTTATGGATTGCCAGATGCCAGAGATGGATGGAGTTGAAGCTACGAAGTTAATGAGACAGCAAAAAAACAATCAGAAAACTCCTATCATTGCCTTAACAGGTTATGGCTCGGCTGATGATAAAGAAAGGTTCTTAGCTGCCGGTATGAATGATCTATTAGTAAAACCAATAAAAATGGATGATTTTAAAGCAATGTTATCGAAGTGGACATCTTTTACGGAAATACACAAAAAAGATAGCGATTATCCATCAAACATTGACCAGTATCCCCTATTTAATCAAACTAAAGCTTTAGAACGATTAGGGAATGATAATCATATATTACAATCTGTTGTTGAAACTTATATAGAAGATATTCCTCAACAACTATACAATCTTATAGATAAAATCAATTCAGGTGATATAGAGGGATCCCGCAAAATAAATCACTCTATAACAGGAGCAACAACAGCTGTCTCTGGAGAGAAGCTCCTTAAGCATTTAGAACTGCTAAGAACGCATTTACTGCAAAAAGATCTTGATAACGCAAATCGGGAAGCAAAAATAATAGAGATTATATTTACACAAACCCTAGAAAAACTGAAAACTTATTTAAAGTCATAA
- a CDS encoding peptidylprolyl isomerase, translating to MRHSMRQHIWLVISLLFLFPALVSSEPNKDGQMQDGLYAKMKTSKGEIVLFLDFEKAPLTVANFVGLAEGTIDNEAVPPGDHYYDGLTFHRVVDNFVIQGGDPEGTGRGGPGYNFPDEFNPALRHDKAGIISMANAGPNTNGSQFFITLAPTPNLDDKHSVFGHVVEGLDVVKSVKQGDVIEKVEILRVGDKAQAFKTDTKAFKELISTAKERTAKAAEEANKAKIEVIEKKWPNATVTEDGIRYIIRQAGQGTKPQKGAIVKVHYEGTFLNGQVFDSSIRRGEPIEFPVGTGRVIPGWDIMVMDMTKGEKRTIILPPNMAYGAQGAGGVIPPNAYLVFECELVDF from the coding sequence ATGAGACATAGCATGAGACAACACATATGGCTGGTAATTAGCTTATTGTTTCTATTTCCAGCACTAGTCAGTAGTGAACCTAACAAGGATGGACAAATGCAAGATGGCCTTTATGCCAAGATGAAAACCTCAAAGGGGGAAATAGTATTATTTCTGGACTTTGAGAAAGCTCCCTTAACTGTAGCCAATTTTGTTGGTTTAGCAGAAGGAACTATTGATAATGAAGCAGTACCACCTGGTGATCATTATTACGATGGACTTACCTTTCATAGAGTTGTGGATAATTTTGTCATTCAGGGTGGAGACCCAGAAGGAACAGGACGTGGAGGCCCAGGATATAACTTTCCTGATGAATTCAACCCAGCATTGAGACATGACAAAGCTGGTATTATTTCTATGGCTAATGCTGGTCCCAATACTAACGGAAGTCAATTCTTCATTACCTTGGCACCGACTCCAAACTTAGATGACAAACACTCCGTCTTTGGACATGTTGTAGAAGGTTTGGATGTGGTAAAATCTGTAAAACAAGGTGATGTTATTGAGAAAGTGGAAATTCTTCGGGTTGGAGATAAGGCACAAGCTTTCAAAACTGATACAAAAGCGTTTAAAGAGCTAATTTCTACAGCCAAAGAGAGAACAGCTAAAGCCGCAGAAGAGGCTAATAAAGCAAAAATTGAAGTAATAGAAAAAAAATGGCCCAATGCCACAGTTACAGAAGATGGTATTAGATACATTATCCGACAAGCTGGACAAGGAACAAAACCACAAAAAGGTGCAATAGTTAAAGTTCACTATGAGGGGACTTTCCTAAATGGACAAGTATTTGATTCTTCCATTAGAAGAGGAGAACCTATTGAGTTTCCTGTTGGTACAGGTAGAGTTATTCCTGGCTGGGACATTATGGTCATGGATATGACAAAGGGAGAGAAGAGAACTATTATCCTACCTCCTAATATGGCCTATGGAGCACAGGGAGCAGGAGGGGTAATTCCACCTAATGCTTATCTAGTATTTGAATGTGAATTAGTTGATTTCTAA
- the lon gene encoding endopeptidase La: MEWSELYPQLYILPVKRSVIYPSMANTIQVSKELGYHLYEKSSKNDNFILAFTSKDDDTPDEGWSPDDLYEVGILAKIDFIDEKGSYVELKVRNLHRIKRLNWEQEDNLYSCSFEVHNDINDLDEEGQSVYMASIKAISADILGMLDGMDHLDQRIQEQTELGTLLHYVSQHLNLSRKEKQQILEMRSLKARTLHVLDEMVRHKESIKLQVELADRVSEQASKIHRENLLKEQMRAIQEELGDKGDGKSYDERIEKAHLPEHALKRAREEIRKLNSTSPGSPDAHIIQNYLDLILTLSWETPEPVDFELDRARAILDEDHFGLEKVKKRIIQHLAVMKRKKDKMGSILLLVGPPGVGKTSLGKSIAKALSRPFVRVSLGGVKDESEIRGHRRTYVGALPGRIIEGMKKAGASNPVFVLDEIDKLAQSYNGDPASALLEVLDPEQNDTFSDHFLEITYDLSKVFFIATANNLSSIPGPLLDRMELIQLSGYTDLEKESIAEKHLIKSVWTEHGLRDDEIDLPESVLKEIIQKYTREAGVRDLKRKLEGLSRYALEKILSHEEGTPFKVTVDHLPKALGREVYIPNVSGLNNPAGVVTGLAWTPVGGDILFIEANASLGKGGMTITGQLGDVMKESAQIALSVARSGPLAESMNLYLDKNIHLHVPNGSVPKDGPSAGIAMFSAFVSLFLNKKVDPKLAMTGEVTLSGRVLPIGGVKEKLIAAHRSGIQRIILPAKNKKDLKDLPSEVLNALKISFAENTKDVLKIVFGIENNGVELPLFMRGDDYPKRSDIV, from the coding sequence ATGGAGTGGTCAGAATTATATCCCCAATTATATATCTTGCCAGTGAAGCGATCAGTGATTTATCCTTCCATGGCTAATACGATTCAAGTTTCAAAAGAATTGGGATACCATTTATATGAAAAGAGCTCAAAAAATGACAACTTTATTTTAGCTTTTACTTCCAAGGATGATGACACTCCTGACGAAGGATGGTCTCCTGATGATCTGTATGAGGTTGGTATCTTAGCAAAGATAGACTTTATAGATGAGAAAGGATCTTATGTTGAGTTAAAAGTCAGGAATCTTCATAGAATAAAACGGCTGAATTGGGAACAAGAGGATAATTTATATAGTTGTTCTTTCGAAGTTCATAACGATATCAATGATTTAGACGAAGAGGGGCAAAGCGTTTATATGGCCTCTATAAAGGCTATAAGTGCGGATATTCTAGGTATGCTTGATGGAATGGATCATCTTGATCAACGAATTCAAGAACAAACAGAATTAGGCACCTTATTGCATTATGTATCACAACACTTAAATCTAAGCCGTAAGGAAAAGCAGCAAATTCTAGAAATGCGTTCACTGAAAGCCAGAACTCTTCATGTTCTGGATGAGATGGTTAGGCATAAAGAAAGTATAAAGCTTCAAGTGGAATTGGCAGATCGTGTTTCTGAACAGGCAAGCAAAATCCATAGAGAGAATCTTCTCAAAGAGCAAATGCGTGCCATTCAAGAGGAATTAGGTGATAAGGGTGATGGTAAAAGTTATGATGAACGTATAGAGAAAGCTCATCTACCAGAACATGCCCTTAAAAGAGCTAGAGAAGAAATAAGGAAATTAAATTCCACTAGTCCCGGGTCACCAGATGCACATATCATACAGAACTATCTTGATTTAATTCTTACTTTATCCTGGGAGACTCCTGAGCCTGTGGATTTTGAATTGGATAGAGCAAGGGCCATATTAGATGAAGACCATTTTGGGTTAGAGAAAGTAAAAAAGCGAATCATCCAGCACTTAGCTGTTATGAAACGAAAGAAAGATAAAATGGGTAGTATCTTACTATTGGTTGGTCCTCCTGGTGTTGGAAAAACTAGTCTTGGTAAGAGTATTGCTAAGGCTCTCAGTCGTCCCTTTGTTCGTGTTAGTTTAGGAGGGGTCAAGGATGAATCAGAAATTCGTGGCCATAGACGTACCTATGTGGGCGCATTGCCAGGACGTATCATAGAAGGGATGAAAAAAGCAGGGGCAAGTAATCCTGTCTTTGTACTAGATGAAATCGATAAATTAGCACAATCCTACAACGGCGATCCTGCTAGTGCATTATTAGAGGTCTTAGATCCAGAGCAAAACGACACTTTCTCTGATCACTTTTTGGAAATTACCTATGATTTATCAAAGGTGTTTTTCATTGCCACAGCTAATAATCTATCCTCCATTCCCGGTCCTTTGTTAGATCGGATGGAGTTGATTCAGTTATCCGGTTATACAGACTTGGAAAAAGAAAGTATTGCTGAAAAGCATCTTATCAAATCTGTATGGACTGAGCATGGCTTGAGGGATGATGAGATTGATTTACCAGAATCAGTCTTAAAAGAAATCATTCAAAAATACACTCGTGAGGCAGGGGTCCGAGACCTAAAGAGGAAGTTAGAAGGTCTTAGCCGATATGCTTTGGAAAAAATCTTATCCCATGAGGAAGGTACCCCTTTCAAAGTTACAGTGGATCATCTACCTAAAGCTTTAGGTAGAGAAGTGTACATCCCGAATGTATCAGGATTAAACAATCCTGCTGGAGTGGTAACAGGGTTAGCATGGACTCCCGTTGGGGGAGATATCCTTTTTATTGAAGCTAATGCTTCATTAGGTAAAGGGGGAATGACTATCACAGGTCAGCTTGGGGATGTTATGAAAGAATCTGCTCAGATAGCTCTATCTGTAGCTAGAAGTGGACCTTTGGCAGAATCAATGAATCTATATTTGGACAAGAATATTCATTTGCATGTTCCTAATGGTTCTGTTCCCAAAGATGGTCCTAGTGCTGGTATTGCTATGTTCTCAGCTTTTGTTTCATTATTCTTGAATAAGAAGGTTGATCCCAAACTAGCCATGACAGGGGAAGTAACATTGAGTGGCAGAGTCTTACCTATTGGAGGGGTTAAAGAAAAACTCATTGCCGCCCATAGGAGTGGAATACAAAGAATCATTCTCCCTGCAAAAAACAAAAAAGACCTAAAAGATCTTCCAAGTGAAGTTCTGAATGCTTTAAAGATTAGTTTTGCAGAAAATACAAAGGATGTATTAAAAATAGTCTTTGGTATTGAAAATAATGGGGTTGAGCTTCCTCTCTTTATGAGAGGAGATGATTACCCAAAACGATCTGATATTGTATAG
- a CDS encoding RluA family pseudouridine synthase — MSRKVQITKSERGINLLDWLTNRFTYHSRTEWTSNIVHHRVKVNSQITHLDYVLNQNDVISYEPENLVEPEVNTNYSIVHNSRDILIIDKPYNLPCHPGGIYYKNTLWYLLKDTYPNVHMLSRLDRETSGLMIVVINDSNGKYYYNLGINKGITKKYKVLVHGTFPEYLDASGFLIKDEKSSIRKKRKFISDADSLSTQGQKVRTEFKTIQQNKDFSLLEATLHTGRMHQIRSTLFSLGYPVVGDKVYGLDEQYFIKLMNDELTDKDKTDLILPGQALHSAYLSFSTHDGTRIELVSPVPQKWNSLFNK, encoded by the coding sequence ATGTCTAGAAAAGTCCAAATAACTAAGTCAGAAAGGGGCATAAATCTTCTAGACTGGCTTACCAACCGTTTTACCTACCATTCAAGAACTGAGTGGACTAGCAACATTGTCCACCATAGAGTGAAAGTTAATAGTCAGATAACTCATCTTGATTATGTTTTAAATCAGAATGATGTTATTAGCTATGAACCGGAAAACTTAGTTGAACCTGAAGTCAATACTAATTACAGTATAGTCCATAACAGTAGAGATATACTAATAATTGATAAACCTTATAATCTTCCCTGTCACCCTGGGGGTATATATTATAAAAATACCCTATGGTATTTACTCAAAGATACCTATCCCAATGTTCATATGTTAAGCCGACTAGATAGAGAAACATCTGGTCTTATGATAGTTGTAATAAATGACAGCAATGGCAAATACTATTACAATTTAGGCATCAATAAAGGAATCACCAAAAAGTATAAAGTGCTGGTACATGGGACATTTCCCGAATACTTAGATGCCTCTGGTTTTCTTATAAAAGATGAAAAGAGTAGTATTCGTAAGAAGAGAAAGTTTATTTCAGATGCGGACTCTTTAAGCACACAAGGTCAGAAAGTTCGTACAGAGTTTAAAACCATTCAACAAAATAAGGATTTTAGTTTATTGGAAGCCACACTTCACACAGGACGAATGCATCAAATTAGAAGTACCTTATTTTCCCTAGGATATCCAGTTGTGGGAGACAAAGTGTATGGTTTAGATGAGCAGTATTTCATAAAGTTGATGAATGATGAATTAACAGATAAAGATAAAACAGATCTTATATTACCAGGCCAAGCCTTACATAGTGCTTATTTGTCTTTCTCAACGCACGATGGAACTAGAATAGAATTGGTAAGTCCTGTACCACAAAAATGGAACAGTTTATTTAATAAGTAA
- a CDS encoding DUF2715 domain-containing protein has product MNKYIILAIFFLPFNLFSQSQNGDEWNLGLTTGVIIPFGILADVTDSFMVLGGFQLNSPKKNILYFSYQQDFSGVSASAESELNELFYLQSRLMLGLSFHLQGDLYLIPLAGPSWLWLKGSIKDTEGHLEAQKKDSFCMSYEVRLPFLLGDFYFLEPYWGVDVASDEENSTYIRAGLSITY; this is encoded by the coding sequence ATGAACAAGTACATTATTCTTGCTATTTTCTTTCTGCCATTTAACCTCTTTTCCCAAAGTCAGAATGGGGATGAATGGAATTTAGGATTGACAACGGGTGTTATTATTCCTTTTGGAATCCTGGCTGATGTTACTGATAGTTTTATGGTGCTTGGTGGCTTTCAACTTAACTCTCCCAAGAAAAATATTCTTTATTTTAGTTATCAACAGGATTTTTCTGGTGTATCAGCTTCTGCTGAATCTGAATTGAATGAGTTATTCTACTTGCAATCAAGGTTAATGTTGGGATTAAGTTTTCACCTCCAGGGTGATCTGTATCTGATTCCCCTGGCCGGTCCTAGTTGGCTTTGGTTGAAAGGATCGATTAAAGATACGGAGGGCCATCTGGAGGCTCAAAAGAAGGACTCCTTTTGTATGTCCTATGAGGTTCGTCTTCCTTTTTTGTTGGGAGATTTCTATTTTTTAGAACCATATTGGGGAGTAGATGTCGCATCGGATGAAGAAAATAGTACTTACATTCGTGCAGGTCTTTCTATTACTTATTAA
- the mtaB gene encoding tRNA (N(6)-L-threonylcarbamoyladenosine(37)-C(2))-methylthiotransferase MtaB — MKKIGFQTLGCRLNQYETDSLVTSFTKAGYDVVPFEEEADAYIINTCTVTNKSDRKSRNTVNKAKNRTENPVVVVTGCYVDSDREALEAAEGITYVVDNDRKSEIFSIVDAHFKGEFIQPTNLVGDRFAYNTAVDGFHTRGMIKIQDGCDNFCTFCIIPHVRGRAVSRPVDKILDNVKKAVAQGFKEVVITGVNISRYNYEGVSFEDLIEQILNLDLDFRLRISSMEPEMIGDKFYKLLNHPKMTPHLHLCLQSGSEKTLLKMRRQYTYQQYKDIVTKVRSTNDNFHITTDLIVGFPGESDEDFNETISAIREIGFGHVHTFPYSRRKNTRADRMIDQIPESVKKDRAEQIRNASEECKRIYGQSLIGQTERVLIEKVIDGMAQGYGQHYVPIQFPWDGSNNEFVNVNILGLSEGDDPHLIGATC, encoded by the coding sequence ATGAAGAAGATAGGTTTTCAAACATTAGGCTGTCGCCTAAACCAATACGAAACAGATTCACTTGTCACCAGCTTTACAAAGGCTGGATATGATGTTGTTCCTTTTGAAGAAGAAGCTGATGCTTATATTATTAATACCTGCACAGTTACCAATAAGAGTGATAGAAAAAGCAGAAATACTGTAAATAAAGCCAAGAACAGAACTGAGAACCCAGTGGTTGTTGTTACTGGATGTTATGTCGATTCTGATAGAGAGGCTTTAGAAGCAGCAGAAGGCATAACCTATGTCGTTGATAATGATAGAAAAAGTGAAATATTCTCCATTGTGGATGCTCACTTTAAAGGCGAGTTTATTCAGCCTACGAATTTAGTGGGTGATCGTTTTGCATATAATACCGCTGTAGATGGTTTCCATACGAGAGGAATGATAAAGATCCAAGATGGTTGTGATAATTTTTGTACCTTCTGTATTATCCCTCATGTTCGCGGACGGGCCGTAAGTCGTCCTGTAGATAAAATCCTTGATAATGTTAAAAAAGCTGTAGCCCAAGGTTTTAAAGAAGTTGTCATAACTGGTGTTAATATCAGTAGATACAATTATGAAGGCGTTAGTTTTGAAGATCTCATTGAACAGATACTTAATCTGGATCTGGATTTTCGATTAAGAATCTCAAGCATGGAACCAGAAATGATAGGGGATAAGTTTTACAAATTACTAAATCACCCCAAAATGACTCCCCATTTACATTTATGTTTACAGAGTGGAAGTGAAAAGACTTTGTTAAAAATGCGTCGTCAATATACCTATCAACAATATAAGGATATTGTGACCAAAGTCAGATCTACAAATGATAACTTTCATATAACAACAGATTTAATAGTCGGATTTCCTGGTGAATCTGACGAAGATTTTAATGAAACGATTAGTGCTATTCGAGAAATAGGCTTTGGACATGTTCATACTTTTCCTTATAGTCGTAGGAAAAACACTAGAGCAGATAGAATGATTGATCAGATTCCCGAATCTGTAAAAAAAGATAGAGCAGAGCAAATCAGGAATGCTTCAGAAGAGTGTAAAAGAATATATGGTCAAAGCTTAATAGGACAAACAGAAAGAGTTTTGATTGAAAAAGTGATTGATGGTATGGCCCAAGGTTACGGTCAGCATTATGTTCCCATACAATTTCCCTGGGATGGAAGCAATAATGAGTTCGTGAATGTAAATATCCTTGGGCTTAGTGAGGGGGATGATCCGCATTTAATAGGTGCAACTTGCTAA